CTTCCGGCGGAACGGGGCGCGCGCCACGGCCACCGCCGACCTGCGCTACCGCATCAAGGGCTACGACAGCGAGCCGCTCGTCACCTCGCGCTCGCTCACGCTGGAGGAACGCGACGGACGGTGGTACGTCGCCTCTGAGCGGCCCGCGAAGAAGGCCACGCAGCAACTCTGGGACCAGGGGCCCGTGACGTCCGTACGGGGCGCTCACAGCCTCGTGCTGGGCATCAGGCGCGGTGAGCGGGACGAGACGACGCTGCGCGAGTACGCGGAGCTCGCCGACCGGGCGGTTCCGCAGGTGCGGGACGCCTGGCGGGGGAAGTGGCCGGAGCGGGTCGTCGTCATGGTGCCGGGGTCCCTGGACGGCATGGCGGGGCTCCTGGGGGCGCCCGCCTCCGGCTACCGGGGGATCGCGGCGGTGACCACGGGGGAGACCGGCGGCTCCGGGGAGGCGCCCGCCGACCGGATCATCGTCAACCCCGAGGCGTACGGCGTGCTCGGTGACTTCGGCAAGCAGGTCGTGCTCACCCACGAGGCGACCCACGTCGCGACCCGCGCGCGCACCTCACCGGCGACCCCCTTGTGGCTCTCCGAGGGCTTCGCCGACTGGGTGGGCTACCGCGGCACGGGCCGCACCGCCACGCAGGCCGCCCCCGAACTGCGCCGGGCCGCCCAGCGGGAGCAGCTGCCCGGCACGCTCCCCGAGGACGACGCCTTCGGCTTCAGCGGGGACGCGGGGAAGCTGGCCCAGGCGTACGAAGGGTCGTGGCTGGCCTGCCGGATGATCGCGGACCAGTGGGGCGAGAAGGAGCTGACGGAGTTCTACGAAGCGGTCGGCGCGCACAAGAAGAGGCCGGGTGCCCTGGAGGACGCGCTGCGAGACGTCCTGGACACCACTCCGGAGGAGTTCACGGCGCGCTGGCGTACGTATCTGCGCGCGGAGCTCGGCTGACCTCTTCGGGCGCCGGAGCACGCTCACGGGTCCGGGGCTCGGACACCGTCTGCCGCCACAGGTTCCGGCAGGCCAGCAGCGCCGCGGCGACGAGCAGTCCGTTGCGCACGAGGAGCAGGGCGATGCCCAGCGGGTCGCTCGCCACCACGTGCGAGAACCAGACGGGGAACTCCAGGAACGTGACGAACGTGGCCGCGAGCACCAGGCGCGCGGGCAGCTCCATACGGCTCGCGCGAAACGCCATGCACACGGCCGCGATGCCGACCAGCCACAGGAGGTACTGCGGGCTGATCACCCGACTCGTCGTCGTGAACAGCAGCACGGCGACGAAGGCCGCGTCCGCGACCGTGCTCGCGGACCACACGCGTGCGCGCAGCCGCCACACCAGGAGCCAGCAGAAGGCGGCCACGGAGAGCCCCTGCGCCACCGTGCTGACCAGCGGGACGTAGGGGCCGAGGAATTCCACCGAGCCGTAGTTGAGCTGTACGTCGCCCTGCCAGCCGAAGTGGCGCGCGACATGGAAGACGAGCGCGCCCAGCGACTCGACCTCGGTGCCGCGCTCGCGCTGGAAGGTCAGGAAGGCGAGCGCGCCGGGCATCGTCACCAGGAAGGCGAGGGACAGGCCGACGGCCGTGGCGAGGGCCGCTCCCCAGGAACTGCGGGTGGCACGCGCGCGTGGCGCGCCGACGAGCAGCAGGGCGGGCCACACCTTGAGCAGCGCCCCGAACCCCGCGAGCGCGCCCATCGTGCGGGGATGGCGCGCCCCGGCGAGCAGCGCGGCGACCGCCACGGCCGTCACCATCACGTCGTAACGGGCGTACACGGTCGGCCCGAGCAGTGCCACGCCCACGACCCACACCCAGGCCCCGCGGAGGGACTTGCCGGGCCGCCTGCCCGCGTACAGGAGCAGTCCGCAGACGAGCGTGTCGGCGAGGAGGGCGAGCACGAAGAACGCCGACGTGTAGTCCATGAAGGGCAGCAGGGCGGGGGAGAGGACCGCGAGCGCGGCGGCGGGCGGGTACTGCCAGGTGACGTCGTCGAGGGGGAAGGTGCCGGTGCGCAGGACCTCGTACCAGCCCTGGTAGATGACGGCGACGTCGCTGGTCACGTCGGGGCCGGGGGCGGTGAGCACCTTGAGGACGCAGAGCAGCAGCATGGTCCTGGTCAGGACCCAGACGGTCAGGATCCGCGCCACGCGCACCACGCCCCTTTTCGGATACTTCATTGTGGTTCGTGAGCCATGATGCCGGGCGTGGCGGCGAATGGGCCAAGAGGCACGCTCTGCCGGGCTTTCGGTACTGTCGGCGACGATGCACAAGACCCTGATCGTCACGAACGACTTCCCGCCCAGGCCCGGTGGCATCCAGGCGTTCCTGCACAACATGGCGCTGCGCCTGGACCCCGAACAGCTCGTCGTCTACGCCTCCACGTGGAAGCGGGGCCGCGAGGGCGCCGAGGCTACGGCCGCCTTCGACGCGGAGCAGCCCTTCCAGGTCGTACGCGACCCCACGACGATGCTGCTGCCGACCCCGCGCGTCACGCGGCGCGCGGTCTCGCTCCTGCGGGAACACGGCTGCGAGTCGGTGTGGTTCGGGGCCGCGGCACCGCTGGGGCTCATGTCGCCCGCGCTGCGGAAGGCGGGCGCGCGGCGTCTCGTCGCCACGACGCACGGACACGAGGCGGGGTGGGCGCAGCTGCCCGCGTCACGCCAACTGCTCCGCCGCATCGGTGAGTCGACGGACACGATCACCTATCTGGGTGAGTACACGCGTTCTCGCATCGCCGCGGCGCTGACGCCCGCGGCGGCGGGACGGATGGTCCAACTGCCGCCCGGCGTCGACGAGAAGACCTTCCACCCCGGATCGGGCGGGGACGCCGTGCGGGCCCGGCTCGGTCTCACGGACCGGCCGGTCGTGGTGTGCGTCTCGCGGCTCGTGCCGCGCAAGGGGCAGGACACGCTGATCCTGGCCATGCCCCGGATCCTGGCCCAGGAGCCCGAGGCGGTGCTGCTGATCGTCGGGGGCGGCCCCTACGAGAAGGACCTGCGCAGGCTGGCCGCCGAGACCCGGGTCTCGGGCTCCGTGCGGTTCACCGGGTCGGTGCCATGGGAGGAACTTCCCGCGCATTACGGCGCCGGTGACGTCTTCGCGATGCCGTGCAGGACCCGGCGGGGCGGCCTGGACGTGGAGGGCCTCGGAATCGTGTACCTGGAGGCTTCGGCGACCGGTCTTCCCGTGGTCGCGGGGGATTCTGGCGGGGCGCCGGACGCGGTGCTGGACGGTGAGACGGGCTGGGTGGTCCGGGGCGGCTCCCCGGAGGCCGCGGCGGACCGCATCGTCACCCTGCTCGGCGACGGCGAGTTGCGGCGGCGTATGGGGGAGCGTGGCCGGGAGTGGGTCGAGGAGAAGTGGCGCTGGGATCTCCTGGCGGAGAAGCTGCGGGAGCTGCTGTAGCGCCTAGTGGGGTGCCGCCGGGGGTGTTGCGCGACTGACCGCCGTCATGGGCTTGTCGCGCAGTTCCCCGCGCCCCTTAAGGGGCGCTCAGCTGGGCCCCGTCAGGGGCGCGGGGAACTGCGCGAGCAACCACGAGCGACCGTGAGTCGCCAAGGAACGGGTCCCCCCCACGGCGAGTGGGCGGAACCGTCAACGCTACCCGCGGTAGATCGCCTCGATCTCGTCCGCGTAATCCTTCGCGACAACGTTCCGCTTCAGCTTCAGGGACGGCGTCAGATGGCCCGACTCCTCCGTGAACTGCGAAGCGAGGACACGGAACTTGCGCACGGACTCCGCCTTGGAGACGGCCGCGTTGCCGTCGTCCACCGCGCTCTGGATCTCCGCGAGAAGGTCCGGGTCGTCCCGGAGCGACGCCGCCGTGGAGTCCGCGGGCTTCCCGTGGTCCAGGGCCCAGCGGCCCACGAACTCGTCGTCCACCGTGACGAGCGCGCCCACGAAGGGCCTGCCGTCGCCCACGACCATGCACTCCGCGATCAGCGCGTGCGCGCGGATCCGGTCCTCGATCACCGCGGGAGCGACGTTCTTGCCGCCCGCCGTCACGATGATCTCCTTCTTGCGGCCGGTGATCCGGAGGTAGCCGTCCTCGTCGAGCGTGCCGATGTCACCGGTGTGGAACCAGCCGTCGGCGAGCGCCTCTTCGGTCGCGCCCGTGTTGTTCCAGTACTCCGTGAACAGGTGCTCGCCGTGCAGCAGTACCTCGCCGTCGTCGGCGATCCGGACGACCGAGCCGGGCAGCGGCTGGCCGACCGTGCCGATCTTCTGGCGGTCCCAGGGGTTGAACGCGGTGGCCGCGCACGACTCCGTCAGGCCGTAGCCCTCCAGGACCGTGAAGCCGATGCCGCGGAAGAAGTGGCCCAGGCGCTCGCCGAGCGGCGCGCCGCCCGAGATCGCGTACTCGCCGCGCCCGCCGAGAACGGCCCGCAGCTTGCTGTAGACCAGCTTGTCGAACGTCTTGTACTTGATCTTCAGGCCGAGCGAAGGACCGCTCGGGGTGTCGAGCGCGCGGCTGTACGCGATCGCCGTGTCCGCGGCCTTGTCGAAGATCTTGCCCTTGCCGTCGGCCTGCGCCTTGGCGCGGGCCGAGTTGTAGACCTTCTCGAAGACGCGCGGGACGCCCAGGATCATGGTCGGCCGGAACGAGGCCAGCTCGTCCGTGAGGTTCTTGACGTCGGGCGCGTGGCCCAGCTTGATCGGCGCCATCAGGGCGGCGACCTCGACCAGACGCCCGAAGACGTGCGCGACGGGAAGGAAGAGGAGCACCGAGCACTCGCCGGTGCGGAAGAGCGGTTTGAGGCGCTCCACCACGTTGCCGCACTCCGCGAAGAAGCTGCGGTGGGTGAGCACACAGCCCTTGGGACGGCCCGTGGTGCCCGAGGTGTAGACGATGGTGGCCGGGTCGTCGGCGCCCGCGACCGCGCCGCGCTCGTCGACGGTCTCCTCCGGGACGTCGGCGCCCGCGCGGTTCAGGTCATCGACGCCGCCGCGGTCGATCTGCCAGACGTTGACCAGGTCGGGAAGGCGGTCGCGCACGGAGTCGACGGCGGCGCTGTGCGCGTCGAGCTCGACGATGATGCCGACGGCGCCGGAGTCGCCAAGGATCCACTGGATCTGCTCGGCCGAGCTCGTCTCGTACACCGGCACGGTGACCGCGCCCGCGCTCCAGATCGCGAAGTCGAGGAGCGTCCACTCGTACCGCGTGCGGGACATCAGGGCGACGCGGTCGCCGGGGCGCACTCCGGAGGCGATGAGCCCCTTGGCGGCGGCGCGCACCTCGACGAGGAAGGTCTTGGCGTTGACGTCCTGCCAGGCGCCGTCCACCTTGCGGCCGATGACGGCGACATCCGGGTGCTGCGCGGCATTTCTGCGGACGATGTCGGTCAGATTGCCGTCCGCAGGGACCTCGTACAGGGCCGGAAGGCTGAACTCGCGCAAGACTGCTGCTCCTACATAGGGCGCCGGCGCCACGACGTTGTGCGATGCGACGGTGCGGTCCAAGATCGGGCAGGTGCTCCGTGACTGGGGGGAAAGAGAACTGGAGCACTACTGGACTGCCCGGACGTTACCCATGGGTATGGCTTGTTCGGTAGGGGGTCCGGGCCAGATGTTCGGTGCGTCACACGACGTTTGTGGTCTGAACCGCACAGTACGCCACGCCATTCCCGACTCGGAAGTAACCGCAGGTCCGCCCCCTTCTCCATGCTTCTCGGGGCCTCTACCCACCTCTGCCCGCTCGTTCTAGGGTGATCGGCATGCCAGCTTTCCGGGTCAATGTGGTCAGTGACGTGCACGGCAACACAAAGGATCTCGCCCGCGCGGGCGAGGGAGCCGACGCGCTCGTCTGTCTCGGCGACCTGGTCCTGTTCCTCGACTACGCCGACCACGCGCGCGGCATCTTCCCCGACCTCTTCGGCAAGGAGAACGCGGACCGCCTCGTAGAGCTGCGCACCGCCCGCCGTTTCGACGAGGCCAGGGAGTTCGGAGCCCGGCTGTGGGCCGGGATAGACCGCGGTCCGGCCATCGAGAGAGCGGTGCGAAAGCAGTACGCCGAGATGTTCGCCGCCTTCCCCGTCCCGACGTACGCCACCTACGGCAATGTCGACATACCGACCCTCTGGTCCGAGTACGCGGGCCCGGGCACCACCGTCCTCGACGGCGCCCGTGCCGAGATCGGCGGCCGTGTCTTCGGGTTCGTCGGCGGCGGCCTTCGCACGCCCATGCGGACGCCCTATGAGATCAGTGACGAGGAGTACGCGGCCAAGATCGAGGCCGTGGGCGAGGTCGACGTGCTCTGCACGCACATCCCGCCGGACGTCCCCGAGCTCGTGTACGACACCGTCGCGCGCCGTTTCGAGCGGGGCAGTCGCGCCCTCCTCGCAGCCATTCACAAGACCCGCCCGCGGTACGCACTTTTCGGCCACGTTCACCAGCCGTTGACCCGGCGGATGCGGATCGGGGCGACGGAGTGTGTGAACGTGGGGCACTTCGCGAGCTCGGGCAGGCCGTGGGCCCTGGAGTGGTGACCGTGGGCCACTTCGTGCGCGGTAGCCTTCACGCGTCACACATGTACACACCACCCCCCGTACCGGACCGCATCTGGAGGAGCCACAGAGATGGCGGAACACACCAGCTCGAGCATCACGATCGAGGCGGCACCGGCCGAGGTGATGGGGGTGATCGCCGACTTCGCGCGCTACCCGGACTGGACGGGTGAGGTGAAGGAGGCGGAGGTGCTCGACACCGACGACCAGGGCCGCGCCAAGCAGGTCCGCCTCGTCATGGACGCGGGCGCGATCAAGGACGACCAGACGCTCGGGTACACGTGGACCGGCGAGAACGAGGTCAGCTGGACCCTCGTCAAGTCGCAGATGCTGCGCTCGCTGGACGGGTCGTACCTCCTGAAGCCCTCGGGGACCGGCACGGAGGTCACGTACAAGCTGATCGTCGACGTCAAGATCCCCATGCTCGGGATGATCAAGCGCAAGGCGGAGAAGGTCATCATCGACCGGGCGCTCGCGGGCCTGAAGAAGCGAGTGGAGTCGGGCGCTCAGAAGTGATCACCGCGGAGTAAGGGGCGGGCGGAACGGGTTTCGGCTCACGGGGTCAAAGGCACCCGCGCCAGCTCACGTACGGTTCACCCTTATGCGCACCCTTCTGCTCACCGGCCCCGGCGGCTCAGGCCGAACCACTGTCGCCGCGGCCACCGCGCTGTCCGCCGCCCGCGAAGGGCACCGGACCCTGCTGATCTCCGCCGACCGCGCCGACCCCCTCGGCGCGGACCACGCGAACCTCACCGTCAGGGGACTGGCCCCCGGCGACGAGTTCCGCGACGATCTCCTGGCCCTGCAGGACCGCGCCTCCTCCGCGCTCGACCTGCTCGGCGCCGGACGCCTGGAGGACGAGGAGCTCACCCCCCTGCCCGGCAGCGACGAGCTGGCCCTGCTGCGCGCCCTGCGCGACGCCGGACAGAGCGCGTACGACACCGTGGTGGTGGACCTGCCCCCGGCACCCCGCGCCCTCGCGGTCCTCGCCCTCCCCGAGCAGCTGCGCCGCTACCTCCGCAGGCTCCTGCCGCCCGAGCGGCAGGCGGCCCGCGCCCTGCGCCCCATGCTCGGCCGCATCGCGGGCGTCCCGATGCCCTCGGCCTGGCTGTACGAGACCGCGGCCCGCTGGGACACCGAACTCGCCGCCGCGCAGGCCGTGATCGAGGCCCCGGGCACCACGGTCCGCCTGGTCGCCGAGCCCGGACCCGCGGGTGCCGACGCCGTGCGCGCCGCCGTCACCGGCCTCGCCCTGCAGGGCCTGCGCACCGACGCCCTGCACGCCAACCGCGTCCTGCCCGCCGACACCGCCGACACCTGGTTCGCCGGGCTCATCGCCCAGCAGCGCAAGACGCTGGACGCGTGGCGGGAGACGTACGGCGAAGACCTTCTCCCGCTTCCGCACCTGGGGCGCGATCCCCGCGGCGCCGACGACCTGGCCGCCCTCGCCGTGCCCGTTCCCGCCGGGGCACCGGAGCCCGTGCGGTGGCCCGTCGTCGACGCCCTCGCCGACGACGGCGTACTGGTCTGGCACATCCCGCTCCCCGGCGCCGTACGCGAGGAGCTCGGACTGATCCGGCGCGGGGACGAACTCGTCGTCACCGCGGGTCCCTTCCGGCGCATGGTGACCCTGCCGTCGGCCCTGCGCCGCTGCACCGTCGCGGGCGCCGGACTGCGCGAGGGCGAGCTGCGGGTGCGATTCGCGCCCGACCCCGATCTGTGGCCGCAGACACCGTGAACGGGCAACCGCCGTTCGGGTAACGTCGAGAGTACGAATCCATAGCCGCCCTCCGCAGGAGTCTGTCCGTCATGAGCGATGCCACCGAGCACGAAGTGCCCGAACCCGAAGCGGCCGACACCGACGCCGACGCGTGGGCGAAGGCGTGCGCCGAGGACCTCGCGGCGGAGAAGGCCCGGCGCCGTGCCCAGTACGGTCCGCCGCCCGGATCGGCCGGCGAGGAGCTGCGCAAGCTCGTCGACGCCGTGTCGGAGAAGCTGTCCGGACTCCAGACGCCGCTGCTCGGCGCGGTCGCCCAGGGCGCCGTCGAGCAGACCGTGCGGCAGGTCGTCCAGCAGGCGAAGGCCGCCGTCGAGCCGGTCATCGAACGCAACCCCGACGTCTTCGACCACCTCGCCACCGCCGGCAGCGAACTGCTCGCCGCCTACCGCTCCGCGGTCGAGGGCCAGGAGGGCCGCTGGACCCGCGGGAGCGACGCGGCGAAGGGCCCTGACCCGCGCGACGAGGGGCCCGGCCCCGCGGAACACATCGACTTGGACTGAGCCCCCCTCGGGTACGGTTGGCCGTAGCGGGGCTCGACCGAAACTGAGGGACACATGGGACTCACCATCGGCGTCGATATCGGCGGCACGAAGATCGCGGCCGGAGTGGTCGACGAAGAGGGCACCATTCTCGACACGCACACGGTGCCCACTCCGCCGACCGCCGAAGGCATCGTGGACGCGATCTGTGCCGCCGTCTCCGGGGCCGGCAAGGGGAACGACGTGGAGGCCGTCGGCATCGGTGCCGCCGGTTACGTCGACGACAAGCGCGCCACCGTTCTCTTCGCACCGAACATCGACTGGCGCCACGAGCCGCTCAAGGACAAGGTCGAGCAGCGGGTCGGCATGCCGGTCGTCGTGGAGAACGACGCGAACGCCGCTGCCTGGGGCGAGTACCGCTTCGGCGCGGGCCAGGGCCACGAGGACGTCATCGTCATCACGCTGGGCACCGGCCTCGGCGGCGGCATCATCATCGGCAACAAGCTGCGGCGCGGACGCTTCGGGGTGGCCGCCGAGTTCGGCCACATCCGGGTCGTCCCGGACGGCCTGCTGTGCGGCTGCGGCAGCCAGGGCTGCTGGGAGCAGTACGCCTCAGGACGCGCCCTCCTGCGCTACGGCAAGCAGCGCGCCAACGCGACGCCCGAGTCCGCCGAGATCCTCCTCGGCCTGGGCGACGGCTCGGTGGACGGCATCGAGGGCAAGCACATCAGCGAGGCAGCGCGCCAGGGAGACCCGGTCGCCGTGGATTCCTACCGCGAGCTGGCCCGCTGGGTCGGCGCGGGCCTGGCCGACCTGGCCTCGCTCTTCGACCCCTCCGCGTTCATCGTCGGCGGCGGCCTCTCGGACGAGGGCGAGCTGGTGCTCGACCCGATCCGCAAGTCGTTCCGCCGGTGGCTCATCGGCGGACAGTGGCGTCCGCACGCGCAGGTGCTCGCCGCCCAGCTCGGCAACAAGGCGGGGCTCGTGGGCGCCGCCGACCTGGCCCGCCAGGGCTAGCCCCCGCTCGTACGCGGATTCTGTACGAGGCCCGCCGTCCCCTTCCGGGGCGGCGGGCCTCGTCGTGACAGCACCCCGCGGCGCGTATCTTGATCCCCATGGTGACGCTGCCCAACTCCCGGACCGAAGACGACGGTTCAGCCGTGATCCGGGTGCTCAGTTACAACATCCGGTCGATGCGGGACGACACCGACGCGCTGGCCCGGGTCATCGCCGCCTGCGCACCCGACCTCGTGCTCGTCCAGGAGGCGCCCCGCTTCTTCCGGTGGCGCAAGAAGCTCGCGCGGCTCGCCCGCGCCGCCGACCTGGTGCTGCTCTCGGGCGGCGCCACCGCATCGGGGCCCGCGCTGCTCTGCTCGCTGCGGGCCACCGTCGAGCGGACCGAGGACGTGCTGCTTCCGCTGACGCCAGGGCTGCACCGGCGCGGCTTCGCTACCGCCGTCGTGCGGTTCGGGGGCGCCCGGCTCGGCGTCCTGAGCTGCCATCTGAGCCTGCAGACCGACGAGCGGTACGAGCAGGGCGGGATGCTCCTCGACCGGCTTGCCGGGATGGGTGTGGAGCACGCCGTCGCGGGCGGTGACCTCAATGACCGGCCCAAGGGACGTACGTTCCGCAGGCTCGCCTCGGAGCTGCGGGACTGCTGGGCGACCACGCCCTGGGGCGGCGAGAACACCTCGACGCCGTGGGACCCGCATCAGCGCATCGACGCGATCTTCACTACTCCGGGGGTCGAAGTCCTCGGCTGCGGTGTGCCGTTGGAGCTCGACGGCGTGAGCGAGGCGGACCTGCGGGCGGCCACCGACCATCTTCCGGTGCTCGCCGCCCTCCGGATCCCCGCCGCCGCGAGCGCGTAGCTCCGTCAGACCACCGCGCCGCGGCCCGGGTCCTCGTTCTCCTCGTCGTCGTCGCCCTTCATCCGCGACACCAGGGTGGCGAAGCCGCCGAGGAAGCCGCCGATGCTGAGCGTCGCCAGCCACCACGTCATCGTCCAGCCGAGCAGCACGGTGAGCAGGAGCAGCAGCGGGCCGCCGAGCACCGCGAGCCAGGCGAACTTCGCCGTGACGTCCGCGGCGGGCAGCGGTGGCGGCTCCGGCGGGACGAAGTGGCCCTCGTCGTCCGCGCCCAGGTCGTCGTCCGACGCCTCGGGGGCGGCGTAGTCACGCGGGCCGCCGACACCCGGGGCGAAGGAGACGGAGCCGCCGAGCGTCTTCCTGGATCCGGAGTCGTCCGGGTCGTCGGGGGCCGTGGGGTTCTTGGTGCCCTTGCCGCCCGGCCCCGGCGTCTCGTTCGTCTCGGGTTCCAGCAGCGCAAGATCCTCGATGGACTTGAACGGCTTGGCGCCCGGCGGGTCCGCCGGCTCCTGGCCGTACCCCGCGACGATCGCCTGCCAGGCCGCGTCCTCGTCGAGCGGCAGGCCCTCGGAAGGCTCCTCGCGCTTCTCGGGCTCGCGGCTCTCGTCGCCGTCGGGTTCGATCTTGTCCTGCTCAGCCACCGGTGGCCGTCCCTTCCTTACCGACACTGGGGGCGAGCCGGCCGATGAACGCGTAGCTCTCCTCGAAGATCCGGTCCGCATCATGGTCCAACGTCGCGACGTGGTAGCTCTGTTCCAGGATGATCTCGGTGACATCCGTGGACGACACCCGGCCGAGGATCCTGGCCGAGTCGGCCGGCGGTACGACGTGGTCCTGCGGGCTGTGCAGCAGCAGCAACGGCTGGGTCACCTGCGGCAGTTCACCGTCCACTCGCTGGAAGAACCGGCGCAGGGAGTGCGCGGCGTGCAGCGGGATCCGGTGGTAGCCGACCTCCTCCGAGCCCTCCAGGGCGATGTCGCTCACGATGCCCTTCGTCGAGGGCACCAGATGCCGGGCGACCGGCAGCGCGTGCGCCGCGAGGCCGTGCACCTTGTTCCCCGGGTTCACCACGGCGATCCCGCGCACCGCGTCGCCGTGCTTCGCCGCGAGCCGCAGCGCCAGCGCCCCGCCCATGGAGAGGCCGAAGACGAAGACCTCCGTGCACCGCTCCAGGAGCGCCCGCAGTTCCCGCTCCACCTCCGCGTACCAGTCCTGCCAGCCGGTGACCTGGAGGTCCTCCCAGCGTGTGCCGTGCCCGGGCAGCAGCGGGAGCGAGACGGTCAGGCCGCGGCCCGCCAGATACTCCGCCCAGGGGCGCAGGGACTGCGGGGATCCGGTGAAGCCGTGACAGAGGAGGACGCCGACCTCGCCGCCCTCGTGGCGGTACGGCTCGGCTCCGGGGAGGACCGGCACTTCGGTCTCCTTCGTGAGATGTGGCTGCGGGGTGGGAGTACTTCACCGTACGCGACCGGACTGACACCGACCAGGGTCGTCGGGCCCTTTGGGCTTACTGCGGGTTAAGGTCTGATCCACACTTAACAGGAGGCACTCGGTTTGATCTACGGCGCAATGAAGGTCGCCATCGGAGGGCCGCTGAAGCTCGGCTTCAGGCCCTGGGTGGAGGGCCTTGAGAACGTACCCGCCGAGGGACCGGCCATCCTGGCGAGCAATCATCTCTCCTTCTCGGACTCCTTTTTCCTGCCCGCGGTCCTCGACCGCAAGGTCACCTTCATCGCGAAGGCGGAGTACTTCACGTCCCCGGGCGTGAAGGGCAAGCTCACGGCGGCGTTCTTCAAGGGCGTCGGCCAGCTCCCCGTGGACCGCTCCGGCGGACGCGGCGCGGGCGAGGCGGCCATCAAGAGCGGCATCGAGGTACTGGAGCGCGGTGAGCTCTTCGGCATCTACCCGGAAGGCACGCGTTCGCCCGACGCGAGGCTCTACCGTGGCAAGCCGGGAGGCCTCGCGCGTGTGGCCCTCGCCACCGGGGCGCCCGTGCTCCCCGTGGCGATGATCGACACGGAGAAGATCCAGCCGCCGGGCAAGGTGATGCCGAAGCTGATGCGGCCCGGCATCAAGATCGGCAAGCCGCTCGACTTCAGCCGGTACCACGGCATGGAGCACGACCGGTTCGTCCTGCGGGCGCTGACCGACGAGGTCATGTACGAGATCATGAAGCTGTCCGGCCAGGAGTACGTGGACGAGTACGCGACGGCGGCCAAGCGCCGCCTCGCGGACGCGGCGAAGGCCGAGAAGGAAGCGGAGAAGAAGGCGGAGAAGGCGGCAGCGGCGGCCGAGAAGGAACGGTCCGGCGCGTAACCGCGTCGCTGCATGGGGGAGCTGGTGGGCACCCTGACGGGTGGCCAAGGGGTGGGGGACATGACCAAGCGCGTGCGCGTCATGAGGATGTCGGTCGAGCAGCCGCTGTGGCGTGCGCTGACCGGCTACCGCGTACTGACGATGCTGTACGCGATCGGCCTCTTCGTCGCCGCGTACGAGAACTTCGACCGCCCCTGGGTGGCCGTCGGGTACTACGCGGTGCTCGCCGGCTGGACCATCGGCACGCTGCCGAAGGTCGCGAACGCGGCGAACTGCACCAAGCGGTTCCTGATCACCGACCTGACGATCGCGCTGGCCGGCATCCTGCTCACCCCGGTCGCCGACTCGCACCAGCGGATCGTCCACGACGGCCCGACGCTGCCGTCGATATGGACGGCCGGCGCGGTGCTCGCCTTCGCGATCAAGGGCGGCTGGCGGTGGGCGGCGTTCGCGTCGGCGCTCGTCGGCGTCGCCAACATCGCACAGCGCGGCAGGCCCACCCAGGACACGCTCCACAACGTCCTGCTCGTCTGCATCGCGTCCATCGCGATCGGATACGTCGTCGAGGTGGCCCGCGCCTCCGAGCGCACCCTGGCCCGCGCCCTGGAGATCGAGGCCGCGACCCGCGAGCGGGAGAGGCTCGCCCGCGACATCCACGACAGCGTGCTCCAGGTCCTCGCGATGGTGCAGCGGCGCGGCAGCGCGCTCGGCGGCGAGGCGGCGGAGCTCGGCAGGATGGCGGGGGAGCAGGAGGTCGCGCTGCGCACGCTGGTGGCGGGCGGCCTGGTCCGGACGTCGCACGAGTCGGAGGACGCCTCGCTGGGTGCCGTGGTGCGCGCGGTGGAGGAGCCGGACGACGATGAGGACACCTCTGACGGTGAGCCCTGTGACCTGCGGTCGCTGCTCTTCCCGTACGCGGGAGCGAAGGTGACCGTCTCGGAGCCGGGCGCTCCGGTCG
This Streptomyces sp. NBC_01283 DNA region includes the following protein-coding sequences:
- a CDS encoding ArsA family ATPase; this translates as MRTLLLTGPGGSGRTTVAAATALSAAREGHRTLLISADRADPLGADHANLTVRGLAPGDEFRDDLLALQDRASSALDLLGAGRLEDEELTPLPGSDELALLRALRDAGQSAYDTVVVDLPPAPRALAVLALPEQLRRYLRRLLPPERQAARALRPMLGRIAGVPMPSAWLYETAARWDTELAAAQAVIEAPGTTVRLVAEPGPAGADAVRAAVTGLALQGLRTDALHANRVLPADTADTWFAGLIAQQRKTLDAWRETYGEDLLPLPHLGRDPRGADDLAALAVPVPAGAPEPVRWPVVDALADDGVLVWHIPLPGAVREELGLIRRGDELVVTAGPFRRMVTLPSALRRCTVAGAGLREGELRVRFAPDPDLWPQTP
- a CDS encoding DUF5304 domain-containing protein, producing the protein MSDATEHEVPEPEAADTDADAWAKACAEDLAAEKARRRAQYGPPPGSAGEELRKLVDAVSEKLSGLQTPLLGAVAQGAVEQTVRQVVQQAKAAVEPVIERNPDVFDHLATAGSELLAAYRSAVEGQEGRWTRGSDAAKGPDPRDEGPGPAEHIDLD
- a CDS encoding ROK family glucokinase, with product MGLTIGVDIGGTKIAAGVVDEEGTILDTHTVPTPPTAEGIVDAICAAVSGAGKGNDVEAVGIGAAGYVDDKRATVLFAPNIDWRHEPLKDKVEQRVGMPVVVENDANAAAWGEYRFGAGQGHEDVIVITLGTGLGGGIIIGNKLRRGRFGVAAEFGHIRVVPDGLLCGCGSQGCWEQYASGRALLRYGKQRANATPESAEILLGLGDGSVDGIEGKHISEAARQGDPVAVDSYRELARWVGAGLADLASLFDPSAFIVGGGLSDEGELVLDPIRKSFRRWLIGGQWRPHAQVLAAQLGNKAGLVGAADLARQG
- a CDS encoding endonuclease/exonuclease/phosphatase family protein, with translation MVTLPNSRTEDDGSAVIRVLSYNIRSMRDDTDALARVIAACAPDLVLVQEAPRFFRWRKKLARLARAADLVLLSGGATASGPALLCSLRATVERTEDVLLPLTPGLHRRGFATAVVRFGGARLGVLSCHLSLQTDERYEQGGMLLDRLAGMGVEHAVAGGDLNDRPKGRTFRRLASELRDCWATTPWGGENTSTPWDPHQRIDAIFTTPGVEVLGCGVPLELDGVSEADLRAATDHLPVLAALRIPAAASA
- a CDS encoding alpha/beta fold hydrolase yields the protein MPVLPGAEPYRHEGGEVGVLLCHGFTGSPQSLRPWAEYLAGRGLTVSLPLLPGHGTRWEDLQVTGWQDWYAEVERELRALLERCTEVFVFGLSMGGALALRLAAKHGDAVRGIAVVNPGNKVHGLAAHALPVARHLVPSTKGIVSDIALEGSEEVGYHRIPLHAAHSLRRFFQRVDGELPQVTQPLLLLHSPQDHVVPPADSARILGRVSSTDVTEIILEQSYHVATLDHDADRIFEESYAFIGRLAPSVGKEGTATGG
- a CDS encoding lysophospholipid acyltransferase family protein, encoding MKVAIGGPLKLGFRPWVEGLENVPAEGPAILASNHLSFSDSFFLPAVLDRKVTFIAKAEYFTSPGVKGKLTAAFFKGVGQLPVDRSGGRGAGEAAIKSGIEVLERGELFGIYPEGTRSPDARLYRGKPGGLARVALATGAPVLPVAMIDTEKIQPPGKVMPKLMRPGIKIGKPLDFSRYHGMEHDRFVLRALTDEVMYEIMKLSGQEYVDEYATAAKRRLADAAKAEKEAEKKAEKAAAAAEKERSGA